In a genomic window of Phragmites australis chromosome 14, lpPhrAust1.1, whole genome shotgun sequence:
- the LOC133889970 gene encoding anaphase-promoting complex subunit 13-like yields the protein MGGLEQEQGLSLGVLIDIVDEQWMRDSLPADDIPVPPSMAVKTEDAEDPAPANQESQPAQGDVWRDFALENL from the exons atgggcgggctggagcaggagcagggCCTGAGCCTGGGCGTCCTCATCGACATCGTCGACGAGCAGTGGATGCGCGACTCCCTCCCTGCCGACG ACATCCCCGTGCCGCCGTCCATGGCCGTCAAGACCGAGGACGCCGAGGATCCAGCGCCGGCCA ATCAGGAAAGCCAACCAGCACAAGGGGATGTATGGCGTGATTTTGCCTTGGAAAATCTCTGA